In Microtus pennsylvanicus isolate mMicPen1 chromosome 12, mMicPen1.hap1, whole genome shotgun sequence, the following proteins share a genomic window:
- the Dgkq gene encoding diacylglycerol kinase theta isoform X1 gives MEAAAEPGARTWPGSGSPRLGSPAGSPVLGISGRARPGSGPERTGRAIGPAAPGHSFRKVTLTKPTFCHLCSDFIWGLAGFLCDVCNFMSHEKCLKQVKTPCTSIAPSLVRVPVAHCFGSLGLYKRKFCVVCRKSLEVPALRCEVCELHVHPDCVPFACSDCRQCHQDGQQDYDTYHHHWREGNLPSGARCEVCRKTCGSSDVLAGVRCEWCGVQAHSVCSAALTPECTFGRLRSMVLPPSCVRLLSRNFSKMHCFRIPEAMTLELGDGDDGLDGSAATGVGREMPTATESTKQTLKIFDGNDSVRRNQFRLVTVSRLAQNEEVMEAALRAFYINEDPRDFQLQALPLTTLSSNAQALGKAGTTEEEASKGPGPRDSMPEAWVIRSLPRAQEILKIYPAWLKVGVAYVSIRVNSQSTARSVVQEVLPLLGRQVEDQEKFQLTEVLMSSRQVQRTVLMDEEPLLDRLWDIRQTSVRQVSQTRFYVAESRAMTPHVSLFVGGLPPGLSPQDYSNLLHEAMATKAAVVSVSHVYSLQGAVILDVTCFAEAERLYMLARDTAVHGRALTALVLPDVLHTKLPPDCCPLLVFVNPKSGGLKGRELLYSFRKLLNPHQVFELTNGGPLPGFHLFSQVPCFRVLVCGGDGTVGWVLAALEETRRHLACPEPSVAILPLGTGNDLGRVLRWGAGYSGEDPFSVLVSVDEADAVLMDRWTILLDAHETDSTENSVVDMEPPKIVQMSNYCGIGIDAELSLDFHQAREEEPGKFTSRFHNKGVYVRVGLQKISHSRSLHKEIRLQVEQQEVELPSIEGLIFINIPSWGSGADLWGSDNDSRFEKPRIDDGLLEVVGVTGVVHMGQVQGGLRSGIRIAQGSYFRVTLLKATPVQVDGEPWVQAPGHMIISATAPKVHMLRKAKQKPRKAGNIRETRVDTLPAPESNP, from the exons ATGGAGGCGGCAGCCGAGCCTGGGGCCCGGACTTGGCCCGGCAGCGGTTCCCCACGGCTCGGCAGCCCTGCCGGCAGCCCTGTACTGGGCATCTCAGGCCGCGCACGCCCGGGGTCAGGGCCAGAGAGGACCGGCAGAGCTATTGGCCCTGCAGCGCCCGGCCACAGCTTCCGCAAGGTGACACTCACCAAGCCCACCTTTTGCCATCTCTGCTCGGACTTCATCTGGGGGCTAGCCGGTTTCCTGTGCGATG TATGCAACTTCATGTCCCACGAGAAGTGCCTGAAGCAGGTGAAGACCCCGTGCACAAGCATTGCTCCAAGTCTAGTCCGG GTCCCTGTAGCCCACTGCTTTGGCTCCCTTGGGCTCTACAAGCGCAAGTTCTGTGTGGTCTGCCGCAAGAGCCTGGAGGTTCCTGCGCTCCGTTGTGAAG TGTGTGAGCTGCACGTTCACCCCGACTGTGTGCCCTTCGCCTGCAGCGACTGTCGTCAGTGCCACCAGGATGGACAGCAGGATTAT GACACATATCACCACCACTGGCGGGAGGGGAACCTGCCTTCTGGCGCACGGTGTGAGGTCTGTAGGAAGACGTGTGGTTCCTCAGATGTGCTGGCTGGTGTACGCTGCGAGTGGTGTGGTGTGCAG GCCCACTCAGTGTGCTCCGCAGCACTCACTCCCGAGTGTACATTTGGGCGTCTACGCTCCATGGTACTGCCTCCCTCGTGTGTGCGCCTGTTGTCCCGAAACTTCAGCAAGATGCACTGCTTCCGTATCCCCGAGGCCATGACCCTGGAGCTTG GTGATGGGGATGATGGCCTGGATGGAAGTGCTGCCACGGGTGTGGGCAGAGAGATGCCGACAGCTACAGAATCCA CCAAACAGACCCTCAAGATCTTTGATGGCAACGACTCCGTGAGGAGAAATCAGTTTCGCCTGGTTACAGTTTCCCGCCTGGCTCAGAATGAGGAGGTGATG GAAGCAGCACTTCGGGCTTTCTATATCAACGAGGACCCTAGGGACTTCCAGCTGCAGGCACTGCCCCTAACCACACTCTCCAGCAATGCCCAGGCCTTGGGGAAGGCTGGGACCACTGAGGAAGAGGCTAGCAAAGGCCCTGGGCCCCGAGATTCCATGCCTGAGGCCTGGGTCATCAGGTCTCTGCCTCGTGCCCAGGAGATCCTGAAGATCTACCCTGCCTGGCTCAA GGTGGGTGTGGCCTATGTGTCGATCCGTGTGAACTCACAGAGTACAGCACGGTCCGTGGTTCAGGAGGTTCTCCCACTGCTTGGACGGCAG GTTGAGGATCAGGAGAAATTCCAGTTGACTGAGGTGCTCATGAGCAGCAGACAAG TCCAGAGGACAGTGCTGATGGATGAGGAACCTCTGCTAGACCGACTCTGGGACATCCGACAG ACATCTGTGCGCCAGGTGAGCCAGACGCGGTTCTACGTGGCCGAGAGCAGGGCCATGACCCCACATGTCTCCCTGTTCGTGGGTGGCCTGCCACCTGGCTTGTCCCCCCAGGATTACAGCAACCTGCTGCATGAGGCCATGGCCACCAAAG CTGCTGTGGTGTCTGTGAGTCACGTCTACTCCTTACAAG GTGCGGTAATTCTGGATGTCACCTGCTTCGCGGAGGCTGAGCGGCTATACATGCTGGCCAGAGACACAGCAGTGCATGGCCGGGCCCTGACTGCACTAGTGCTTCCAGACGTGCTG CACACGAAGttgcctcctgactgctgcccCCTCCTCGTGTTTGTGAACCCAAAGAGCGGGGGCCTCAAAGGCCGAGAGCTGCTCTACAGTTTCCGGAAGCTACTGAATCCACACCAGGTCTTTGAGCTGACCAATGGGGGACctcttcctgg GTTCCACCTTTTCTCTCAGGTGCCCTGTTTTCGGGTACTGGTGTGTGGTGGAGATGGCACCGTGGGCTGGGTGCTCGCTGCCCTGGAGGAGACAAGGCGCCATCTGGCCTGCCCAGAGCCATCTGTGGCCATCCTGCCCCTGGGTACAG GGAATGACCTTGGCCGGGTCCTCCGTTGGGGGGCAGGCTATAGTGGTGAGGACCCATTCTCTGTGCTGGTGTCTGTGGATGAGGCTGATGCTGTGCTCATGGATCGCTGGACAATCCTGCTGGATGCTCATGAGACTGATAGTACAGAGAACAGTGTGGTAGACATGGAGCCACCCAAG ATTGTTCAGATGAGTAACTACTGTGGCATTGGTATCGATGCGGAGCTCAGCCTAGATTTCCACCAGGCACGTGAGGAGGAGCCTGGCAAATTCACAAGCAG GTTCCACAACAAGGGTGTATATGTGCGGGTCGGGCTGCAGAAGATCAGCCACTCTCGAAGTCTACACAAGGAGATCAGGCTGCAGGTGGAACAGCAGGAGGTGGAGCTACCCAGCATTGAGGGTCTCATCTTTATCAACATCCCCAG CTGGGGCTCCGGGGCTGACCTCTGGGGCTCTGACAACGACTCAAGGTTTGAGAAGCCACGCATAGACGACGGGCTGTTGGAGGTGGTGGGTGTGACAGGTGTCGTGCACATG GGCCAAGTCCAGGGTGGGCTGCGCTCTGGAATCCGCATTGCCCAGGGCTCCTACTTCCGTGTTACACTCTTAAAGGCTACTCCAGTACAAGTGGATGGTGAGCCCTGGGTTCAGGCCCCAGGGCACATGATCATCTCCGCTACTGCCCCTAAG GTCCACATGCTGAGGAAGGCCAAGCAGAAGCCCAGGAAGGCTGGCAACATCAGAGAAACCCGAGTGGACACCTTGCCTGCTCCTGAGAGCAATCCTTAA
- the Dgkq gene encoding diacylglycerol kinase theta isoform X2 translates to MVLPPSCVRLLSRNFSKMHCFRIPEAMTLELGDGDDGLDGSAATGVGREMPTATESTKQTLKIFDGNDSVRRNQFRLVTVSRLAQNEEVMEAALRAFYINEDPRDFQLQALPLTTLSSNAQALGKAGTTEEEASKGPGPRDSMPEAWVIRSLPRAQEILKIYPAWLKVGVAYVSIRVNSQSTARSVVQEVLPLLGRQVEDQEKFQLTEVLMSSRQVQRTVLMDEEPLLDRLWDIRQTSVRQVSQTRFYVAESRAMTPHVSLFVGGLPPGLSPQDYSNLLHEAMATKAAVVSVSHVYSLQGAVILDVTCFAEAERLYMLARDTAVHGRALTALVLPDVLHTKLPPDCCPLLVFVNPKSGGLKGRELLYSFRKLLNPHQVFELTNGGPLPGFHLFSQVPCFRVLVCGGDGTVGWVLAALEETRRHLACPEPSVAILPLGTGNDLGRVLRWGAGYSGEDPFSVLVSVDEADAVLMDRWTILLDAHETDSTENSVVDMEPPKIVQMSNYCGIGIDAELSLDFHQAREEEPGKFTSRFHNKGVYVRVGLQKISHSRSLHKEIRLQVEQQEVELPSIEGLIFINIPSWGSGADLWGSDNDSRFEKPRIDDGLLEVVGVTGVVHMGQVQGGLRSGIRIAQGSYFRVTLLKATPVQVDGEPWVQAPGHMIISATAPKVHMLRKAKQKPRKAGNIRETRVDTLPAPESNP, encoded by the exons ATGGTACTGCCTCCCTCGTGTGTGCGCCTGTTGTCCCGAAACTTCAGCAAGATGCACTGCTTCCGTATCCCCGAGGCCATGACCCTGGAGCTTG GTGATGGGGATGATGGCCTGGATGGAAGTGCTGCCACGGGTGTGGGCAGAGAGATGCCGACAGCTACAGAATCCA CCAAACAGACCCTCAAGATCTTTGATGGCAACGACTCCGTGAGGAGAAATCAGTTTCGCCTGGTTACAGTTTCCCGCCTGGCTCAGAATGAGGAGGTGATG GAAGCAGCACTTCGGGCTTTCTATATCAACGAGGACCCTAGGGACTTCCAGCTGCAGGCACTGCCCCTAACCACACTCTCCAGCAATGCCCAGGCCTTGGGGAAGGCTGGGACCACTGAGGAAGAGGCTAGCAAAGGCCCTGGGCCCCGAGATTCCATGCCTGAGGCCTGGGTCATCAGGTCTCTGCCTCGTGCCCAGGAGATCCTGAAGATCTACCCTGCCTGGCTCAA GGTGGGTGTGGCCTATGTGTCGATCCGTGTGAACTCACAGAGTACAGCACGGTCCGTGGTTCAGGAGGTTCTCCCACTGCTTGGACGGCAG GTTGAGGATCAGGAGAAATTCCAGTTGACTGAGGTGCTCATGAGCAGCAGACAAG TCCAGAGGACAGTGCTGATGGATGAGGAACCTCTGCTAGACCGACTCTGGGACATCCGACAG ACATCTGTGCGCCAGGTGAGCCAGACGCGGTTCTACGTGGCCGAGAGCAGGGCCATGACCCCACATGTCTCCCTGTTCGTGGGTGGCCTGCCACCTGGCTTGTCCCCCCAGGATTACAGCAACCTGCTGCATGAGGCCATGGCCACCAAAG CTGCTGTGGTGTCTGTGAGTCACGTCTACTCCTTACAAG GTGCGGTAATTCTGGATGTCACCTGCTTCGCGGAGGCTGAGCGGCTATACATGCTGGCCAGAGACACAGCAGTGCATGGCCGGGCCCTGACTGCACTAGTGCTTCCAGACGTGCTG CACACGAAGttgcctcctgactgctgcccCCTCCTCGTGTTTGTGAACCCAAAGAGCGGGGGCCTCAAAGGCCGAGAGCTGCTCTACAGTTTCCGGAAGCTACTGAATCCACACCAGGTCTTTGAGCTGACCAATGGGGGACctcttcctgg GTTCCACCTTTTCTCTCAGGTGCCCTGTTTTCGGGTACTGGTGTGTGGTGGAGATGGCACCGTGGGCTGGGTGCTCGCTGCCCTGGAGGAGACAAGGCGCCATCTGGCCTGCCCAGAGCCATCTGTGGCCATCCTGCCCCTGGGTACAG GGAATGACCTTGGCCGGGTCCTCCGTTGGGGGGCAGGCTATAGTGGTGAGGACCCATTCTCTGTGCTGGTGTCTGTGGATGAGGCTGATGCTGTGCTCATGGATCGCTGGACAATCCTGCTGGATGCTCATGAGACTGATAGTACAGAGAACAGTGTGGTAGACATGGAGCCACCCAAG ATTGTTCAGATGAGTAACTACTGTGGCATTGGTATCGATGCGGAGCTCAGCCTAGATTTCCACCAGGCACGTGAGGAGGAGCCTGGCAAATTCACAAGCAG GTTCCACAACAAGGGTGTATATGTGCGGGTCGGGCTGCAGAAGATCAGCCACTCTCGAAGTCTACACAAGGAGATCAGGCTGCAGGTGGAACAGCAGGAGGTGGAGCTACCCAGCATTGAGGGTCTCATCTTTATCAACATCCCCAG CTGGGGCTCCGGGGCTGACCTCTGGGGCTCTGACAACGACTCAAGGTTTGAGAAGCCACGCATAGACGACGGGCTGTTGGAGGTGGTGGGTGTGACAGGTGTCGTGCACATG GGCCAAGTCCAGGGTGGGCTGCGCTCTGGAATCCGCATTGCCCAGGGCTCCTACTTCCGTGTTACACTCTTAAAGGCTACTCCAGTACAAGTGGATGGTGAGCCCTGGGTTCAGGCCCCAGGGCACATGATCATCTCCGCTACTGCCCCTAAG GTCCACATGCTGAGGAAGGCCAAGCAGAAGCCCAGGAAGGCTGGCAACATCAGAGAAACCCGAGTGGACACCTTGCCTGCTCCTGAGAGCAATCCTTAA